From the genome of Pantoea alfalfae, one region includes:
- the mscS gene encoding small-conductance mechanosensitive channel MscS, with protein sequence MQDTGMFDELNNAGNWIVRNQELLISYAVNIVAAIAIIFVGMMIARIISNTVNRLLRARHIDTTVADFLSALVRYGIIAFTLIAALGRIGVQTTSVIAILGAAGLAVGLALKDSLSNLAAGVLLVIFRHFRAGEFVDLGGIMGTVMNVQIFSTTLKSADGKRVVVPNGKILAGNIVNFSREPVRRNEFIIGVSYDADVDEVLTLLREVVDADSRVLQDKGVQVGLNELAASSMNFVVRCWSNSGDLQDVYWDLLKNFKRALDGKGIGIPYPQMDVHLHRVRQSDATTPETQPQ encoded by the coding sequence ATGCAGGATACGGGTATGTTTGATGAGCTCAACAACGCGGGTAACTGGATAGTACGCAATCAGGAGCTGCTGATTAGCTATGCGGTAAACATTGTCGCAGCTATTGCGATTATCTTTGTGGGGATGATGATTGCACGCATCATCTCTAACACCGTTAATCGTCTGCTGCGCGCGCGTCATATTGATACGACTGTTGCTGATTTTCTGTCGGCGCTGGTGCGCTACGGTATTATCGCCTTCACGCTTATCGCGGCACTTGGGCGCATTGGTGTCCAGACAACCTCGGTCATCGCCATCCTTGGTGCAGCCGGTCTGGCTGTCGGTCTGGCATTAAAAGACTCCCTGTCAAACCTTGCTGCGGGCGTACTGCTGGTGATTTTCCGTCACTTCCGTGCCGGTGAGTTCGTTGATCTGGGTGGGATCATGGGTACGGTAATGAACGTGCAGATCTTCTCCACCACGCTCAAATCAGCCGACGGCAAGCGAGTGGTGGTGCCTAACGGTAAAATTCTTGCCGGAAACATCGTTAACTTCTCGCGTGAGCCGGTTCGCCGTAATGAATTTATCATTGGCGTCTCTTACGATGCTGATGTTGATGAGGTTCTGACGCTGTTGCGTGAAGTGGTCGACGCTGACAGTCGTGTATTGCAGGATAAAGGCGTGCAGGTTGGTCTGAATGAGCTGGCCGCTTCCTCCATGAACTTTGTGGTGCGCTGCTGGAGCAACAGCGGCGATCTGCAGGACGTCTACTGGGACCTGCTGAAGAACTTTAAGCGTGCGCTGGATGGCAAAGGGATTGGTATTCCTTATCCGCAGATGGATGTGCATCTGCACCGTGTCAGACAGTCAGACGCAACTACGCCAGAGACTCAGCCACAGTAA
- the pgk gene encoding phosphoglycerate kinase, which yields MSVIKMTDLDLAGKRVLIRADLNVPVKEGKVTSDARIRASLPTIEAALKQGAKVMVTSHLGRPTEGEYNEEFSLLPVVNYLKEKLSGTNVTLAKDYLDGVEVGAGELVVLENVRFNKGEKKDDEALSKKYAALCDVFVMDAFGTAHRAQASTHGVGKFAPIACAGPLLSAELEALGKVMSNPERPLVAVVGGSKVSTKFDVLQSLVKIADTVIVGGGIANTFVAIDNKVGKSLYEPDFVEAAKGLRDQHGIPVPTDSRVGTEFSETAPATVKKVSEVADNEEIMDFGDETAQAMAAILKDAKTILWNGPVGVFEFPNFRKGTEILANAIADSDAFSVAGGGDTLAAIDLFGIEDKISYISTGGGAFLEFVEGKKLPAVAMLEERAKQ from the coding sequence ATGTCTGTAATTAAGATGACCGATCTGGATCTGGCTGGCAAACGCGTTCTGATCCGTGCCGATCTGAACGTACCAGTTAAAGAAGGTAAAGTGACGTCTGATGCACGTATCCGTGCTTCTCTGCCAACCATTGAAGCGGCGTTGAAACAGGGCGCGAAAGTAATGGTTACCTCCCACCTGGGTCGTCCGACCGAAGGTGAGTACAACGAAGAGTTCTCGCTGCTGCCGGTAGTTAACTACCTGAAAGAGAAGCTGAGCGGCACCAATGTGACCCTGGCAAAAGATTACCTCGATGGTGTTGAAGTCGGCGCTGGCGAACTGGTGGTGCTGGAAAACGTTCGCTTTAACAAAGGCGAAAAGAAAGACGACGAAGCGCTGTCTAAAAAATATGCTGCGCTGTGCGACGTATTTGTGATGGACGCCTTTGGTACTGCGCACCGTGCGCAGGCGTCTACCCACGGCGTCGGCAAATTTGCCCCTATCGCCTGTGCTGGCCCGCTGCTCTCTGCGGAACTGGAAGCGCTGGGTAAAGTCATGAGCAACCCGGAGCGTCCGCTGGTGGCTGTCGTTGGCGGTTCTAAAGTCTCTACCAAATTTGACGTGCTGCAGTCTCTGGTCAAAATCGCGGACACCGTGATTGTGGGCGGCGGCATCGCGAACACCTTCGTCGCTATCGACAACAAAGTCGGTAAATCACTCTATGAACCCGACTTCGTTGAAGCAGCCAAAGGCCTGCGCGATCAGCACGGCATCCCGGTTCCGACTGACTCACGCGTCGGCACAGAATTCTCTGAAACTGCGCCAGCGACCGTGAAAAAGGTTTCGGAAGTGGCGGATAACGAAGAGATTATGGACTTCGGTGACGAAACTGCACAGGCAATGGCTGCTATCCTGAAGGATGCTAAAACCATCCTGTGGAACGGCCCGGTGGGCGTATTTGAGTTCCCTAACTTCCGTAAAGGCACCGAGATCTTGGCTAACGCCATTGCAGACAGCGATGCCTTCTCTGTTGCTGGCGGCGGCGATACCTTAGCGGCTATCGACCTGTTCGGCATTGAAGACAAAATTTCCTACATCTCTACCGGCGGCGGCGCGTTCCTTGAGTTCGTGGAAGGCAAAAAACTGCCTGCAGTTGCTATGCTGGAAGAGCGTGCTAAGCAGTAA
- the speB gene encoding agmatinase, with protein MYNTLGNQYDNSLVSNAFGFMRFPLNFQPYDSDAEWVITGVPFDAATSGRPGSRLGPGAIRQISTNLAWEGCRWPWDFDLRQRLNVVDCGDLVYAFGDSQDLSDKLQAHAEKLLANGKRMMTFGGDHYVTLPLLRAHAKHFGKMALVHFDAHTDTYSNGPTFDHGTMFFTAPKEGLIDPQHSVQIGIRTEFDKSLGFNVLDAAQVNDRSVDDILAEVKRTVGDLPVYLTFDIDCLDPAHAPGTGTPVIGGLTTDKATKLIRGLQGMNIVGMDLVEVAPGYDHADLTALAAATLALDMLHVQAANKG; from the coding sequence ATGTATAACACGCTTGGCAATCAGTACGACAACTCCCTGGTTTCTAACGCCTTTGGCTTCATGCGTTTTCCGCTGAATTTCCAGCCTTACGACAGCGACGCCGAGTGGGTTATCACCGGCGTGCCGTTTGATGCCGCCACTTCTGGTCGTCCGGGCAGCCGCCTCGGTCCGGGCGCAATCCGCCAGATCTCTACTAATCTGGCCTGGGAAGGCTGCCGCTGGCCGTGGGATTTCGATCTGCGTCAGCGTCTGAACGTCGTCGACTGTGGCGATTTGGTTTACGCCTTCGGCGACTCGCAGGATCTCTCAGACAAGTTACAGGCCCATGCTGAAAAACTGCTGGCCAATGGCAAGCGCATGATGACCTTTGGCGGTGACCACTACGTCACGCTGCCCCTGCTGCGCGCTCATGCAAAACACTTCGGCAAGATGGCGCTGGTGCATTTTGATGCCCATACCGACACCTACTCCAACGGCCCGACCTTTGACCACGGCACCATGTTCTTTACCGCGCCGAAAGAAGGCCTGATTGATCCACAGCATTCCGTGCAGATTGGTATCCGTACCGAGTTCGACAAGAGCCTGGGCTTCAACGTGCTGGATGCGGCACAGGTCAATGACCGCAGCGTTGACGATATCCTCGCCGAAGTAAAACGCACCGTCGGCGATCTGCCTGTTTATCTGACCTTCGATATCGACTGTCTGGACCCGGCCCATGCGCCTGGCACCGGCACACCGGTCATTGGCGGCCTGACCACTGATAAAGCGACCAAGCTGATTCGTGGCCTTCAGGGCATGAACATTGTTGGCATGGATCTGGTAGAAGTGGCACCGGGTTACGATCATGCGGATCTGACTGCACTGGCGGCGGCGACGCTGGCGCTGGATATGCTGCATGTTCAGGCTGCGAACAAAGGCTAA
- the epd gene encoding erythrose-4-phosphate dehydrogenase, whose product MTVRVAINGFGRIGRNVLRALYETGRRAEITVVAINELAEATGMAHLLKYDTSHGRFAFDVRQERDVMWVGGDTLRILHRADITDLPWRELDVDVVLDCTGVYGSRADGEAHLQAGAKKVLFSHPGGNDLDATVVYGVNQQALTASDRIVSNASCTTNCIIPVIKLLDDAFGIESGTVTTIHSAMHDQQVIDAYHSDLRRTRAASQSIIPVDTRLAAGITRIFPKFNDRFEAIAVRVPTINVTAIDLSVSVHNAVTACDVNTLLRSAAEGAFRGIVDYTELPLVSVDFNHDPHSAIVDGTQTRVSGQHLIKTLVWCDNEWGFANRMLDTTLAMAASGFR is encoded by the coding sequence ATGACGGTACGGGTAGCGATAAATGGTTTTGGCCGGATTGGACGCAACGTCCTGCGCGCGCTCTATGAAACGGGCCGACGCGCAGAGATCACTGTGGTCGCCATTAACGAGCTGGCAGAAGCCACCGGTATGGCACACCTGCTGAAATACGATACCAGCCATGGCCGTTTTGCTTTCGATGTCCGTCAGGAGCGCGATGTGATGTGGGTGGGGGGGGATACCCTGCGTATTTTGCACCGTGCAGACATTACCGATTTGCCCTGGCGTGAACTCGACGTGGATGTGGTGCTGGACTGCACCGGCGTCTATGGCTCGCGGGCTGATGGCGAAGCGCATCTGCAGGCGGGCGCTAAAAAAGTGCTGTTCTCTCATCCCGGTGGCAACGATCTCGACGCCACGGTGGTGTATGGCGTTAACCAGCAGGCACTGACCGCCAGCGACCGCATCGTTTCCAACGCCTCCTGTACGACGAACTGCATTATTCCGGTGATTAAGCTGCTGGATGATGCGTTTGGAATCGAATCCGGTACCGTCACTACGATCCACTCGGCGATGCACGATCAGCAGGTGATCGACGCCTATCACAGCGATCTGCGCCGCACACGCGCAGCCAGTCAGTCGATCATTCCAGTGGATACGCGTCTGGCGGCCGGCATTACCCGTATTTTTCCGAAATTCAACGATCGCTTTGAGGCAATAGCCGTTCGCGTCCCGACGATTAACGTGACGGCCATTGATCTCAGCGTTTCTGTGCATAACGCGGTGACAGCGTGTGATGTTAACACCCTGTTGCGGAGCGCGGCAGAAGGGGCATTTCGTGGTATAGTTGACTATACGGAATTACCGTTAGTCTCAGTAGATTTTAACCATGATCCGCACAGTGCCATTGTGGATGGAACACAAACGCGGGTCAGCGGTCAACACCTTATCAAGACCCTGGTCTGGTGTGACAACGAATGGGGCTTTGCTAACCGAATGCTCGACACGACGTTAGCGATGGCCGCAAGCGGTTTCAGGTAA
- a CDS encoding YidB family protein: protein MGFLDELAGALQGNQSDGHLPGQLQAVWHWVQEQGGIEVLLQKFQQGGLGEVFGSWIGTGTNQPVEHSDIHTAFGEAELQSLADKLGTDVKGAAGTLAVILPQLIDKMSPQGHMDEASLHENKLDLGSMVDQIFKR, encoded by the coding sequence ATGGGCTTTCTGGATGAACTGGCGGGAGCGCTGCAGGGCAACCAGAGTGACGGGCATCTGCCCGGACAGTTGCAGGCGGTCTGGCACTGGGTACAGGAGCAGGGCGGCATCGAAGTGCTGCTGCAAAAATTCCAGCAGGGCGGGCTGGGTGAGGTATTTGGTTCGTGGATCGGCACCGGGACGAATCAGCCGGTAGAACACAGCGACATCCACACAGCGTTTGGTGAGGCGGAACTGCAGTCACTGGCAGATAAGCTGGGAACCGACGTGAAGGGCGCCGCAGGCACGCTGGCGGTTATTCTGCCGCAGCTGATCGATAAGATGTCACCTCAGGGGCACATGGATGAAGCATCGCTGCACGAGAACAAACTCGATTTAGGTTCGATGGTGGATCAGATATTCAAGCGTTAG
- a CDS encoding M48 family metallopeptidase, whose protein sequence is MKIQKTVLALGLATLLSGCQGLDNNALMQSGAQAYQAYSLSDDQVKQLSDKSCEQMDKDNQVAPAGSEYQQRLNKIAAALGDNINGVPANYKVYQTKDVNAWAMANGCIRVYSGLMDMMTDNEVEGVLGHEMGHVALGHTRKAMQLAYATTAARTAAASVGGVIGSLSQSQLGEMGEKLVNAQFSQTQESQADDYSYDLMKKRNINPEGLVTSFEKLAKLEQGRQSSMFDSHPASEARAGHIRERIAADAK, encoded by the coding sequence ATGAAAATCCAGAAAACGGTGTTAGCGCTTGGGCTGGCAACGCTGCTCAGCGGCTGTCAGGGTTTAGACAATAATGCGCTGATGCAGTCGGGCGCGCAGGCGTATCAGGCTTATTCCCTGAGCGACGATCAGGTTAAGCAGCTCAGTGATAAATCCTGTGAGCAGATGGACAAAGATAATCAGGTTGCGCCTGCAGGCAGTGAGTATCAGCAGCGCCTGAACAAGATCGCCGCCGCGCTGGGCGACAACATCAACGGCGTTCCGGCGAACTACAAGGTTTATCAGACCAAAGATGTCAACGCCTGGGCAATGGCAAACGGCTGTATCCGCGTTTACAGCGGCCTGATGGATATGATGACCGATAATGAAGTGGAAGGCGTCCTGGGCCATGAGATGGGTCACGTGGCGTTAGGTCATACGCGCAAGGCAATGCAGCTGGCGTATGCCACGACCGCAGCCCGCACGGCAGCGGCCTCCGTGGGCGGCGTGATTGGTTCACTGTCGCAGTCGCAGCTGGGTGAAATGGGTGAAAAACTGGTGAATGCGCAGTTCTCACAGACGCAGGAATCGCAGGCGGATGACTACTCTTACGATTTGATGAAGAAGCGCAATATCAATCCGGAAGGCCTGGTGACCAGCTTTGAGAAACTGGCGAAACTGGAACAGGGACGTCAGAGTTCGATGTTTGACTCGCACCCTGCTTCTGAAGCGCGCGCCGGGCACATCCGTGAGCGTATTGCCGCTGACGCGAAGTAA
- the tkt gene encoding transketolase, giving the protein MPSRKELANAIRALSMDAVQKAKSGHPGAPMGMADIAEVLWRGYLNHNPTNPLWADRDRFVLSNGHGSMLIYSLLHLTGYDLPLSELENFRQLHSKTPGHPEYGYTVGVETTTGPLGQGIANAVGFAIAERTLAAQFNRPGHDIVDHNTYVFMGDGCMMEGISHEVCSLAGTLKLGKLVAFYDDNGISIDGHIDGWFTDDTAKRFEAYGWHVVRGVDGHDADAIAKAIDEAKSVSDKPSLLMCKTVIGFGSPNKAGTHDSHGAPLGDDEVALTRKQLGWNHAPFVIPSDIYAEWDAKEAGQAKESAWDEKFAAYAQAHPELAAEFKRRVSNELPANWQEESQKFVEQLQANPAKIASRKASQNAIEAFGKILPEYLGGSADLAPSNLTIWSGSKPINEDAAGNYIHYGVREFGMTAIANGLALHGGFLPYTATFLMFVEYARNAARMAALMKIRQIMVYTHDSIGLGEDGPTHQPVEQMASLRTTPNMSLWRPCDQVESAVAWKYAIERKDGPTALIFSRQNLAQQERDAAQLANVARGGYVLKDCDGTPELILIATGSEVELAVGAWDKLTSEGRKVRVVSMPSTDAFDKQSDEYRESVLPKAISARVAIEAGIADYWFKYTGLNGAIVGMTSFGESAPADQLFELFGFTVDNVVAKAKALLA; this is encoded by the coding sequence ATGCCCTCTCGTAAAGAGCTTGCCAACGCCATTCGTGCGTTAAGTATGGATGCAGTACAGAAAGCGAAATCGGGACATCCGGGTGCCCCAATGGGCATGGCGGACATCGCTGAAGTACTCTGGCGCGGCTACCTGAACCACAACCCAACCAACCCGCTGTGGGCCGACCGCGACCGTTTCGTCCTCTCTAACGGCCACGGCTCCATGCTGATCTACAGCCTGCTGCACCTGACCGGCTACGATCTGCCACTGAGTGAACTGGAAAACTTCCGCCAACTGCACTCAAAAACTCCAGGTCATCCGGAATATGGCTACACAGTGGGCGTTGAAACCACTACCGGCCCGCTGGGGCAGGGCATCGCAAACGCAGTCGGCTTCGCCATTGCAGAGCGCACGCTGGCCGCACAGTTCAACCGTCCGGGTCATGACATCGTAGACCACAACACCTATGTCTTCATGGGTGATGGCTGCATGATGGAAGGTATCTCGCACGAAGTCTGCTCGCTGGCGGGTACGCTGAAGCTGGGCAAACTGGTTGCGTTCTATGATGACAACGGCATCTCTATCGACGGTCACATTGATGGCTGGTTCACCGATGACACCGCGAAGCGCTTTGAAGCGTACGGCTGGCACGTGGTGCGCGGCGTTGATGGTCACGATGCGGATGCGATTGCTAAAGCGATCGACGAAGCGAAAAGCGTCAGCGACAAGCCTTCACTGCTGATGTGCAAAACCGTTATCGGCTTTGGTTCACCCAACAAAGCAGGTACGCATGATTCACACGGCGCACCGCTGGGTGATGATGAAGTGGCTCTGACCCGCAAACAGCTGGGCTGGAACCACGCACCATTCGTTATTCCTTCTGACATCTATGCAGAGTGGGACGCGAAAGAAGCGGGACAGGCAAAAGAGTCTGCATGGGATGAGAAATTCGCTGCGTATGCGCAGGCGCATCCTGAACTGGCTGCCGAGTTCAAACGTCGCGTCAGCAACGAACTGCCTGCTAACTGGCAGGAAGAGTCACAGAAGTTCGTTGAGCAGCTGCAGGCGAACCCGGCGAAGATCGCCAGCCGTAAAGCCTCACAGAACGCTATCGAAGCTTTCGGTAAAATTCTGCCGGAATACCTGGGCGGCTCAGCCGACCTGGCACCGAGCAACCTGACTATCTGGTCTGGCTCCAAGCCAATCAACGAAGATGCAGCGGGTAACTACATCCATTACGGCGTGCGCGAGTTCGGTATGACCGCTATCGCTAATGGCCTGGCGCTGCATGGCGGCTTCCTGCCGTACACCGCGACCTTCCTGATGTTCGTTGAATATGCGCGTAATGCAGCGCGTATGGCGGCACTGATGAAGATCCGTCAGATCATGGTCTACACCCACGACTCTATCGGTCTGGGCGAAGATGGCCCGACGCATCAGCCGGTTGAGCAGATGGCGAGCCTGCGTACCACACCAAACATGAGCCTGTGGCGTCCCTGTGACCAAGTTGAATCTGCCGTGGCGTGGAAATATGCCATTGAGCGTAAAGATGGCCCGACGGCACTGATTTTCTCTCGTCAGAACCTGGCGCAGCAGGAACGTGATGCTGCGCAGCTGGCTAACGTGGCACGTGGCGGTTATGTGCTGAAAGATTGCGACGGCACACCTGAGCTGATCCTGATCGCCACCGGTTCAGAAGTTGAACTGGCTGTCGGTGCATGGGACAAACTCACCAGCGAAGGCCGCAAAGTGCGCGTGGTCTCTATGCCGTCAACGGATGCTTTCGACAAGCAGAGCGATGAATACCGCGAATCTGTACTGCCGAAAGCGATCAGCGCGCGCGTCGCTATCGAAGCGGGCATTGCGGATTACTGGTTCAAATATACTGGCCTGAACGGCGCTATCGTGGGTATGACCAGCTTCGGCGAATCTGCACCTGCGGATCAGCTGTTTGAACTGTTTGGCTTCACCGTTGACAACGTGGTCGCGAAAGCGAAGGCGCTGCTGGCGTAA
- the speA gene encoding biosynthetic arginine decarboxylase has translation MSDDMKNIKGSSAGEQGTLRSMQEVAMNDQDASKMLRTYNIAWWGNNYYDVNELGHISVCPDPDRPDVRVDLARLVKEREAQGQRLPALFCFPQILQHRLRSINAAFKRARESYGYKGDYFLVYPIKVNQHKRVIESLIHCGEPLGLEAGSKAELMAVLAHAGQTRSVIVCNGYKDREYIRLALIGEKMGHKVYLVLEKMTEVRLVLEEAERLNVVPRLGIRARLASQGSGKWQSSGGEKSKFGLSATQVLKLVEIMREAGRIDSLQLLHFHLGSQMSNIRDIATGVRESARFYVELAKLGVNIKCFDVGGGLGVDYEGTRSQSDCSVNYGLNEYANNVIWAIGAACDEHGLDHPTVITESGRAVTAHHTVLVSNIIGVERNEFSEPETPDADAPRPILSMWETWQEMHEPDTRRSLREWLHDSQMDLSDIHTGYASGTYDLKQRSWAEQLYLSICHYIQQHLDPSNRAHRPIIDELQERMADKIYVNFSLFQSMPDAWGIDQLFPVLPLEGLNKKPERRAVLLDITCDSDGTIDHYVDGDGIATTMPMPQYDVDNPPMLGFFMVGAYQEILGNMHNLFGDTEAVDVYARENGEVEVQLSDEGDTVADMLRYVQLDPNELMALFRNQVQASDLDDELRAQFLEEFESGLYGYTYLEDE, from the coding sequence ATGTCTGACGACATGAAGAATATCAAAGGTTCGTCAGCTGGCGAACAGGGTACACTCCGCTCCATGCAGGAGGTTGCAATGAACGATCAGGATGCGAGCAAAATGTTGCGTACGTACAACATCGCCTGGTGGGGCAACAACTATTACGACGTTAACGAACTGGGCCACATCAGTGTCTGCCCCGATCCGGATCGTCCGGATGTGCGCGTCGATTTAGCCCGCCTGGTGAAAGAGCGCGAAGCCCAGGGTCAGCGTCTGCCTGCCTTATTCTGCTTCCCGCAGATCCTGCAGCATCGTCTGCGTTCGATTAACGCCGCCTTTAAACGTGCACGTGAATCCTACGGTTACAAGGGCGACTACTTCCTGGTTTACCCGATTAAAGTTAACCAGCATAAACGCGTGATTGAGTCGCTGATCCACTGTGGCGAGCCGCTTGGGCTGGAAGCAGGTTCCAAAGCAGAGCTGATGGCGGTGCTGGCGCACGCCGGACAGACCCGCTCGGTGATCGTCTGTAACGGCTATAAAGACCGTGAATATATTCGTCTGGCGCTGATCGGCGAGAAGATGGGCCACAAGGTCTATCTGGTGCTTGAGAAGATGACAGAAGTACGGTTGGTGCTGGAAGAAGCGGAGCGTCTGAATGTGGTGCCGCGTCTCGGTATCCGTGCGCGTCTGGCTTCACAGGGCTCCGGTAAATGGCAGTCGAGCGGCGGCGAAAAGTCGAAGTTTGGTCTGTCCGCGACCCAGGTGCTGAAGCTGGTTGAGATCATGCGTGAAGCAGGTCGCATCGACAGCCTGCAGCTGCTGCACTTCCATCTGGGTTCGCAGATGTCCAACATCCGCGACATCGCCACCGGTGTGCGCGAGTCGGCGCGCTTCTACGTCGAACTGGCGAAGCTGGGCGTCAACATCAAATGTTTCGACGTCGGCGGCGGTCTGGGCGTCGATTACGAAGGCACACGCTCGCAGTCTGACTGCTCGGTCAACTATGGCCTGAATGAGTACGCTAACAATGTGATCTGGGCGATTGGCGCTGCCTGTGATGAGCACGGTCTGGACCATCCGACGGTGATCACTGAGTCCGGTCGTGCCGTGACCGCGCACCATACGGTGCTGGTCTCCAACATCATCGGTGTGGAGCGTAACGAGTTCAGCGAACCCGAAACGCCGGATGCGGATGCGCCGCGCCCGATCCTCAGCATGTGGGAAACCTGGCAGGAGATGCACGAGCCGGACACCCGTCGTTCGCTGCGTGAATGGCTGCATGACAGCCAGATGGATCTGTCTGATATTCACACAGGCTATGCGTCCGGCACTTACGATCTCAAACAGCGTTCATGGGCTGAGCAGCTCTATCTGAGCATCTGTCACTACATTCAGCAGCATCTTGATCCCAGCAACCGTGCGCACCGTCCGATCATTGACGAACTGCAGGAGCGGATGGCGGATAAGATCTACGTTAACTTCTCGCTGTTCCAGTCAATGCCGGATGCATGGGGTATCGATCAGCTGTTCCCGGTCCTGCCGCTGGAAGGGCTGAACAAGAAACCAGAGCGCCGCGCCGTGTTGCTCGACATCACCTGTGACTCTGATGGCACCATCGATCACTACGTCGATGGCGACGGTATCGCCACCACTATGCCGATGCCGCAATATGATGTTGATAACCCGCCGATGCTGGGCTTCTTTATGGTGGGTGCTTATCAGGAAATCCTGGGCAACATGCACAACCTGTTCGGTGACACCGAGGCGGTGGATGTTTACGCGCGCGAAAATGGCGAAGTAGAAGTGCAGCTTTCTGATGAAGGCGACACCGTGGCTGATATGCTGCGTTACGTGCAGCTGGATCCTAACGAGCTGATGGCGCTGTTCCGCAATCAGGTGCAGGCGTCCGATCTTGACGACGAGCTGCGCGCGCAGTTCCTGGAAGAGTTTGAGAGCGGCCTCTACGGATACACCTATTTGGAAGATGAGTAA
- the fbaA gene encoding class II fructose-bisphosphate aldolase, translating into MSKIFDFVKPGVVTGDDVQKIFKVAKENKFALPAVNCVGTDSINAALEAAAKVKAPIIIQFSNGGAAFIAGKGFKTDKPQGAAIFGAIAGAHHVHLMAEQYGVPVILHTDHCAKKLLPWIDGLLDAGEEYFQKNGKPLFSSHMIDLSEESLEENIEISSKYLARMAKLDMTLEIELGCTGGEEDGVDNSHMDASALYTQPEDVNYAYEKLHAISPRFTIAASFGNVHGVYKPGNVKLTPTILRDSQKYVCEKHGLPHNALDFVFHGGSGSSAAEIEESISYGVIKMNIDTDTQWATWDGILQYYKKNEGYLQSQLGNPEGDDKPNKKYYDPRVWLRSAQASMVVRLEQAFKELNAVDVL; encoded by the coding sequence ATGTCTAAAATTTTTGATTTCGTAAAACCCGGCGTTGTCACTGGTGATGACGTACAGAAGATCTTCAAAGTTGCGAAAGAGAACAAATTCGCACTGCCAGCCGTAAACTGCGTCGGCACCGACTCTATCAATGCCGCACTGGAAGCCGCTGCGAAAGTTAAAGCGCCAATCATTATCCAGTTCTCTAACGGCGGTGCTGCATTTATCGCGGGTAAAGGCTTCAAGACTGATAAACCACAGGGCGCGGCCATTTTCGGCGCTATCGCGGGTGCACACCATGTTCACCTGATGGCTGAGCAGTATGGTGTGCCGGTTATCCTGCACACTGACCACTGTGCCAAGAAACTGCTGCCATGGATCGACGGTCTGCTGGACGCAGGTGAAGAGTATTTCCAGAAAAACGGTAAACCACTGTTCTCTTCTCATATGATCGATCTGTCAGAAGAGTCTCTGGAAGAGAACATCGAGATCAGCAGCAAATACCTGGCGCGCATGGCGAAACTGGACATGACGCTGGAAATCGAACTGGGCTGCACCGGTGGTGAAGAAGATGGCGTGGATAACAGCCACATGGACGCATCTGCGCTCTACACCCAGCCAGAAGATGTGAACTACGCGTACGAAAAACTGCATGCGATTAGCCCGCGCTTCACCATTGCGGCCTCATTCGGTAATGTGCACGGCGTTTACAAACCAGGTAACGTGAAACTGACCCCAACCATTCTGCGTGATTCGCAGAAATATGTGTGTGAAAAACATGGCCTGCCGCACAACGCGCTGGACTTCGTTTTCCACGGCGGTTCAGGTTCTTCAGCTGCAGAAATTGAAGAGTCTATCAGCTACGGCGTGATCAAGATGAACATCGATACCGACACCCAGTGGGCAACCTGGGACGGCATCCTGCAGTACTACAAAAAGAACGAAGGCTATCTGCAGTCGCAGCTGGGTAACCCGGAAGGCGACGACAAGCCAAACAAAAAATACTACGACCCACGCGTCTGGCTGCGTTCTGCCCAGGCCTCTATGGTCGTGCGTCTGGAGCAGGCTTTCAAAGAGCTGAACGCTGTCGACGTGCTGTAA